The following coding sequences are from one Treponema parvum window:
- a CDS encoding ROK family transcriptional regulator, with protein sequence MNNLIGIKKLNRKKLYEFIYQSGETSKQAIADALGLSLPTVKNNLNTLMKDGLIEKCGYYKSTGGRKAYKIRCVKTAKFSVGAAIFKGSVRICAIDLYGSMLTEISHKIPYKDNDNYYEKICKHIISFIESTGISKKRLIGIAFATQGLISQDGSEVIYGTILHNKGQKAQAFSRFLDYPCILVHDTKASATAEIWKNSDTENAIYLLLNNNFGGVLVSRGKVHSGGSGLIEHMIIHPNGEKCYCGKKGCVEAYCSANALKKSAGMHLDIFFKKLRNGNEHCKEVWRNYLEELALTIDNIRMIINYKVILGGLLRQYMNYEDINQLIEIINEKTAFNSISVSVKLSKYGQNAASIGAAIYYIQSYLDTIY encoded by the coding sequence ATGAATAATTTAATAGGTATAAAAAAATTAAACAGAAAAAAACTTTATGAATTTATATATCAATCCGGTGAAACTTCAAAACAAGCGATTGCAGATGCCCTAGGCCTTAGTCTTCCAACTGTCAAAAACAATCTGAATACCCTTATGAAAGATGGATTGATCGAGAAATGTGGATATTATAAATCCACAGGCGGAAGAAAGGCTTATAAAATCAGATGTGTTAAGACGGCAAAGTTTTCTGTAGGGGCTGCAATTTTCAAAGGATCAGTAAGAATCTGTGCTATAGATTTATACGGTTCTATGTTAACCGAAATTTCTCATAAAATCCCATATAAAGATAATGATAATTACTACGAAAAAATATGCAAACATATTATATCGTTCATTGAATCTACGGGAATCTCTAAAAAGCGATTAATTGGTATAGCCTTTGCTACCCAAGGACTCATATCACAAGACGGATCAGAGGTTATATATGGCACCATTCTTCACAACAAAGGACAAAAAGCGCAAGCCTTTAGCCGGTTTCTTGACTACCCATGCATACTAGTCCATGACACAAAAGCCAGTGCCACCGCCGAAATTTGGAAAAACAGTGATACGGAGAATGCTATTTACCTTCTCTTAAATAATAACTTTGGTGGTGTCTTAGTTTCCAGAGGAAAAGTACATTCTGGTGGTTCTGGTCTAATCGAACACATGATCATTCATCCGAATGGAGAAAAATGTTATTGTGGAAAAAAAGGATGTGTTGAAGCATATTGCTCTGCAAACGCCTTGAAAAAATCTGCAGGAATGCATTTGGATATATTTTTTAAAAAACTCAGAAATGGGAATGAACATTGTAAGGAAGTTTGGAGAAATTATCTTGAAGAGCTTGCTTTGACTATCGATAATATTCGCATGATAATAAATTACAAAGTCATATTAGGCGGTCTGTTAAGACAATATATGAACTATGAGGATATAAATCAACTGATTGAAATAATTAATGAAAAAACAGCCTTCAATTCTATCTCCGTGTCGGTTAAACTGAGTAAATACGGCCAAAATGCTGCATCGATAGGAGCCGCTATCTATTATATACAAAGCTATCTGGACACAATATATTAG